The following proteins are encoded in a genomic region of Oscillospiraceae bacterium:
- a CDS encoding family 10 glycosylhydrolase, which produces MKKVVSFLILLVFFIGCTPAVPASSSFNSAGENAPILPASQAITPASEVSVESSVVPSSEESSAEPQSEEKSSVTESSKAVSSEPEQSEETKSSETVSSKPEASSEPVSSAAASTASSIPETSSEQTVLPVTELSELRGVWISFYELSDITDYNEYKTRIDTMFDTAKAIGFNAVFFHVHAFGDAMYPSQIFPFTHRIGYQTPNGDPIQGVDPGYDPLAYAVSAAHQRGLQLHAWWNPYRIWTLSDDIEALSVDNPAYIFWNDDDTANDNYVLSTGKGLYYNPAEQGVRDLLTAGIAEMLDHYAVDGVHFDDYFYPTTDADFDEDSYDAYRHDGGLLSLADWRRENVDKLLLQVHELCASKGVPFGVSPAGNIDRVFNNMYADIMLWGSSYGYVDYLCPQIYWGFDHDTMPFLGVLNDWLGIVTNPSVKLYIGLPAYKLGETDSGAGSGKYEFKTDTEIIKRMVLATRETNCDGFIVYSYTAMADSANIEERDALRELLE; this is translated from the coding sequence ATGAAAAAAGTCGTTTCCTTTTTGATTTTACTCGTGTTTTTCATCGGCTGCACGCCGGCCGTACCGGCTTCGTCCTCGTTCAATTCCGCCGGTGAAAACGCGCCGATTTTGCCTGCCTCCCAAGCAATTACACCCGCTTCCGAAGTCTCGGTCGAATCTTCCGTTGTCCCGTCCTCTGAAGAGAGTTCCGCCGAACCGCAGTCCGAAGAAAAAAGTTCCGTGACCGAATCCTCAAAGGCGGTCTCAAGCGAACCGGAGCAAAGCGAGGAGACAAAATCGAGCGAAACCGTCTCCAGTAAGCCCGAGGCCTCTTCAGAGCCGGTTTCTTCTGCCGCGGCATCCACCGCTTCCAGCATTCCCGAAACGTCAAGTGAACAGACCGTTTTGCCCGTTACGGAATTGAGCGAATTGCGGGGCGTCTGGATCTCTTTTTACGAACTGTCCGACATCACCGATTACAACGAATATAAAACCCGAATCGACACCATGTTCGATACGGCAAAAGCGATCGGTTTCAATGCGGTTTTCTTCCATGTACACGCCTTCGGCGACGCAATGTATCCTTCGCAGATTTTCCCCTTCACGCACCGTATCGGGTATCAGACACCCAACGGCGATCCGATTCAAGGTGTAGACCCCGGTTACGATCCGCTGGCCTATGCCGTCAGCGCCGCACATCAGCGCGGACTTCAACTGCATGCCTGGTGGAACCCCTACCGCATCTGGACGCTCTCCGATGATATCGAGGCGTTATCGGTCGATAATCCGGCGTATATTTTTTGGAATGATGATGACACAGCAAACGATAATTATGTGCTTTCTACCGGAAAGGGACTTTATTATAATCCCGCCGAACAAGGCGTGCGCGATTTACTGACCGCAGGCATCGCAGAGATGCTGGACCATTACGCGGTCGACGGCGTACATTTTGACGATTACTTCTATCCCACGACCGACGCCGATTTTGACGAGGATTCTTACGACGCTTACAGACACGACGGCGGTCTGCTCTCTCTGGCCGACTGGCGCAGGGAAAACGTCGACAAACTGCTGCTGCAAGTACACGAGCTCTGCGCGTCGAAAGGCGTTCCGTTCGGGGTCAGTCCCGCCGGAAACATCGACCGCGTCTTTAATAACATGTATGCCGACATCATGCTCTGGGGCAGTTCCTACGGCTATGTGGATTACCTCTGCCCGCAGATTTATTGGGGCTTCGACCATGACACCATGCCGTTTCTGGGCGTGCTCAACGACTGGCTCGGTATTGTCACCAACCCCTCGGTAAAACTTTATATCGGGCTTCCGGCCTACAAATTGGGTGAAACAGACTCCGGCGCGGGTTCCGGAAAGTATGAATTTAAAACCGATACAGAAATTATCAAGCGAATGGTGCTTGCGACACGCGAGACCAATTGCGACGGATTTATCGTTTACAGCTACACTGCAATGGCTGACAGCGCAAACATAGAAGAGAGAGATGCGCTGCGCGAATTGTTGGAATGA
- a CDS encoding N-acetylmuramoyl-L-alanine amidase, which yields MQDYSARRRSRSGGKSLLERKDKSKAFEKKEVKIKAADLFAVSDDPIETVEKKKADKPVTPPKTQLPPDEKPYKAPKEPKKPGTHLGLKITALILAVLILAGGTMTYVKWYDILDLVDSWKQEEVTVLPLSETDPDYLASRFTYTPLSYTSQSSEATFYDKTLALEALPGVDFYTEPGMSFEDAKKELDELLSFASSMQATELIVPLQCDEGTFVNISGFDVLFNGQLPAYLVSAGNDAGIKISFEFSPFSWVKSGTPVLLDPTKPSDRLVISNAAAQIAALGAGNFVLTDCEYDESQGTYADYAASNIGCGFEVYKRDALSDCLFEIAETLRAGGEDIMVGVRVSPVWQLSDSCSEGIDVECDFESFSDGYADTKAWLANGIFNFFQIENFGSLTDKEQPFDDVFAWWTEAAGTEIPLMVVHDGQKIATDATGWSLYDQIPKQILEAQQYESYGGSVISGIARLQKYSEIPAVISQSFSGEVDGDDILRKLTITAPNKKSTTTYESQITLSGSSDPNFSVTLNGEVLDRTSKGYFSLNLDLEVGTNKYVLEHKGTKVTYTVERKILVVKTVDPTKSITIYAGTPIVFSATALKGSTVYAEVDGTRVEMHEDAILLDESSEALGDYINFTGSYTVPENSKSRTISDIKITGEWDGYTTTKDCADVKVKEIDKNTVRVAEVVSEDGAEVFRYGTVDDKSVPTAYPLPAGTRDFIIGEVTLPFTEDGVSHVYVYYLLQSGKRIYKSKDGVASTDVIVQAGSTVPFTTISNIGFAVNDDYTMMYLDMSSKVPFTVELLPQSYVDATSTVPDFTIGDFTADKVKITFNYVTDASALPDFSGSALFSSVSGWEHDGSNYSITLTMARSFYGMYSEYEGDTLVFSFNNPPVISTASNSYGYSLQGITVLLDAGHGGSSPGAVGANPNYPEKRINLELANKVADILESLGANVIMMRTSDVYISIENRAILCGQYKPDIFISLHHNWAASVSAYGTDSFYFMPFSKDLANAIYNQMIGYYDSNMYPNANSSAYKRGCNYYPFYVTRYWYCPSTLVEYGFMSNSAELQKIIDPNTQDGFARATVKGIIDYFATYGIVVEGSGYVPEPSQPEVSSEPTVFSEESSVESSIESSVESSVESSVESSVESSAESSQSVWEISSVTSQAN from the coding sequence ATGCAGGACTACAGCGCCAGAAGGCGCAGCAGAAGCGGCGGAAAATCACTGCTTGAGAGAAAAGATAAGTCCAAGGCCTTTGAGAAAAAAGAGGTAAAAATCAAGGCTGCGGATCTTTTTGCTGTCTCGGATGATCCGATTGAAACCGTTGAAAAAAAGAAAGCGGACAAACCCGTCACCCCGCCCAAGACGCAGCTTCCGCCCGATGAAAAACCTTATAAAGCGCCGAAAGAGCCCAAGAAACCCGGCACTCATCTCGGCTTGAAAATCACCGCGCTGATATTGGCGGTATTGATTCTCGCAGGCGGTACGATGACCTATGTCAAGTGGTATGACATCCTCGATCTTGTGGACAGCTGGAAACAGGAAGAGGTGACCGTCTTACCGCTCTCCGAAACCGATCCGGATTATCTGGCTTCGCGCTTTACATACACACCGCTGAGCTACACCTCCCAATCGTCCGAAGCGACCTTTTATGACAAGACGCTGGCGTTGGAAGCACTGCCCGGCGTGGATTTTTATACCGAACCCGGCATGTCCTTTGAAGACGCAAAAAAAGAACTGGATGAGCTGCTGTCTTTTGCCTCTTCGATGCAGGCCACCGAACTGATCGTACCGCTGCAGTGCGATGAAGGCACTTTCGTCAATATCAGCGGTTTCGACGTATTGTTCAACGGTCAGCTTCCGGCCTATCTCGTCTCTGCCGGAAACGACGCGGGAATTAAAATTTCTTTCGAGTTTTCACCCTTTTCCTGGGTGAAAAGCGGCACGCCTGTTTTGCTCGATCCAACAAAACCGTCCGACCGCCTGGTGATTTCAAACGCTGCGGCTCAAATTGCCGCATTGGGCGCCGGAAACTTTGTGCTGACCGATTGTGAATACGACGAAAGTCAAGGCACTTATGCCGACTACGCCGCTTCAAACATCGGATGCGGATTCGAAGTCTACAAGCGTGACGCGCTTTCCGACTGTCTGTTTGAGATCGCCGAGACTCTGCGTGCCGGCGGTGAAGATATTATGGTCGGCGTCCGCGTCAGTCCCGTCTGGCAGCTCTCCGACAGCTGTTCCGAAGGCATTGACGTCGAATGCGATTTCGAGAGTTTTTCGGACGGTTATGCGGACACAAAAGCCTGGCTTGCTAACGGGATCTTCAACTTCTTTCAAATCGAAAACTTCGGTTCCCTGACCGACAAAGAACAGCCGTTTGACGATGTTTTTGCCTGGTGGACCGAAGCGGCCGGAACCGAGATTCCGCTGATGGTCGTCCACGACGGCCAAAAGATTGCAACCGATGCGACCGGGTGGTCACTCTATGATCAAATCCCCAAACAGATTCTTGAGGCGCAGCAATATGAGTCCTACGGGGGAAGCGTGATCAGCGGGATTGCACGGCTTCAGAAATATTCCGAGATCCCCGCCGTGATCTCCCAATCGTTCAGCGGTGAGGTAGACGGCGACGATATTTTGAGAAAACTGACCATCACCGCTCCCAATAAGAAATCCACCACGACTTATGAATCCCAAATCACATTGTCCGGCAGCTCCGATCCGAACTTCAGCGTCACACTGAACGGGGAGGTACTCGATCGGACTTCGAAGGGTTATTTCTCACTCAACCTCGATCTTGAGGTAGGAACGAATAAATATGTGCTCGAACACAAAGGCACCAAAGTGACCTATACCGTCGAGCGTAAAATTCTGGTCGTCAAGACGGTCGATCCCACTAAGTCCATCACCATCTATGCCGGTACGCCGATCGTGTTCAGCGCAACGGCTTTAAAAGGCAGCACCGTTTACGCCGAAGTCGACGGCACTCGCGTGGAAATGCACGAGGATGCGATCTTGCTGGACGAATCCAGCGAGGCCCTCGGCGATTATATCAACTTTACCGGCAGCTATACCGTGCCCGAAAATTCAAAATCCCGCACGATCAGCGACATCAAGATCACCGGCGAATGGGACGGCTATACCACCACCAAGGACTGTGCCGACGTCAAGGTCAAAGAGATTGACAAAAACACTGTCCGGGTGGCCGAGGTTGTCTCCGAAGACGGCGCGGAGGTCTTCCGCTACGGCACCGTCGACGATAAATCCGTACCGACCGCCTATCCGCTGCCCGCAGGAACGCGTGACTTCATTATCGGCGAGGTCACCTTGCCCTTTACCGAAGACGGCGTCAGCCACGTCTACGTCTACTATCTGCTGCAGTCCGGCAAGCGCATCTACAAGAGCAAAGACGGCGTCGCCTCCACCGACGTGATCGTTCAGGCGGGTTCAACGGTTCCGTTCACCACAATCAGCAATATCGGCTTTGCGGTCAACGATGACTACACCATGATGTATCTGGATATGAGCAGCAAGGTACCGTTCACGGTCGAACTGCTCCCGCAGAGCTATGTCGACGCCACCAGCACCGTGCCTGATTTCACCATCGGCGACTTCACCGCCGACAAAGTCAAGATCACTTTCAATTACGTCACTGACGCTTCCGCTCTGCCCGATTTCTCCGGAAGCGCCCTGTTCTCATCGGTCAGCGGCTGGGAGCATGACGGCAGCAATTACAGCATCACTCTGACGATGGCAAGGTCGTTTTATGGTATGTACAGCGAATATGAGGGAGACACGTTGGTGTTCTCGTTCAATAATCCGCCAGTGATCTCCACTGCATCCAACAGCTATGGCTACTCGCTGCAGGGGATCACTGTACTCCTCGATGCCGGACACGGCGGTTCATCTCCTGGTGCGGTCGGCGCAAATCCGAATTATCCCGAAAAGCGCATCAATCTCGAACTGGCCAACAAGGTCGCGGATATCCTCGAAAGCTTGGGCGCCAACGTCATTATGATGCGTACCAGCGACGTCTATATCTCGATTGAAAACCGTGCGATTCTGTGCGGTCAATATAAACCCGATATCTTTATCAGCCTCCACCACAACTGGGCGGCCTCGGTCAGCGCTTACGGTACCGACTCCTTCTACTTTATGCCGTTCTCGAAGGATTTGGCCAACGCAATTTATAATCAAATGATCGGATATTATGACAGCAATATGTATCCCAATGCCAATTCGAGCGCTTATAAGCGCGGCTGTAATTATTATCCGTTCTATGTCACTCGGTATTGGTACTGCCCCTCCACGCTGGTCGAATACGGATTTATGAGCAACTCAGCGGAACTGCAAAAGATTATTGATCCCAACACACAGGACGGCTTTGCCCGTGCCACGGTTAAGGGCATTATCGATTACTTCGCCACCTACGGAATTGTCGTTGAGGGCAGCGGATATGTTCCGGAACCCTCGCAGCCCGAGGTCTCCAGCGAACCGACGGTATTTTCGGAAGAGAGCTCCGTCGAAAGTTCAATTGAGAGTTCTGTTGAAAGTTCCGTTGAAAGCTCTGTTGAAAGTTCCGTTGAATCCTCTGCCGAAAGTTCGCAAAGCGTTTGGGAAATCTCTTCCGTAACTTCACAAGCCAATTGA
- a CDS encoding alkaline phosphatase family protein, translating into MGKKVLLILVDGMRPDAVAKCPHPFIKELQKRGSYTAEARTVMPSVTLPCHMSLFHSVTPQRHGVTTNQYVPQVRPVKGIFDVLRTHKKISAMFFDWEELRDLGRPDALAHTCFYSGHIMSYEKANLCITDDAVEYMKKYTPDFAFLYLGFTDEAGHDFGWMTDEYMRAVNQSWDCIERVVNVLSDEYAVIITADHGGHERSHGTEMPEDMTIPMFAVGDEFAAGGALKNISIMDIAPTVVKILNLPPEDEWEGKPLF; encoded by the coding sequence ATGGGTAAAAAAGTATTATTGATTTTGGTCGACGGAATGCGCCCGGACGCGGTCGCGAAATGCCCGCATCCGTTTATCAAGGAACTGCAAAAGCGCGGAAGTTATACCGCAGAGGCGAGAACGGTCATGCCGTCGGTCACGCTGCCGTGCCATATGTCGTTGTTTCACAGCGTGACGCCGCAAAGACACGGGGTCACAACCAACCAGTATGTGCCGCAGGTCCGCCCTGTAAAGGGCATATTCGATGTGCTGCGTACACATAAAAAGATCAGTGCGATGTTTTTCGACTGGGAGGAACTGCGCGATCTCGGGCGGCCCGACGCATTGGCCCATACCTGTTTTTATTCGGGCCATATCATGTCTTATGAAAAAGCCAATCTCTGCATCACCGACGATGCGGTGGAATATATGAAAAAATACACACCCGATTTTGCGTTTTTGTATTTGGGCTTCACCGACGAGGCGGGGCACGACTTCGGTTGGATGACCGACGAATATATGCGTGCGGTCAATCAAAGCTGGGATTGTATTGAGCGTGTCGTCAATGTGCTGTCAGACGAATATGCCGTTATCATAACTGCTGATCACGGCGGGCATGAGCGCAGCCACGGCACCGAGATGCCGGAGGACATGACCATTCCGATGTTTGCGGTCGGCGATGAGTTTGCCGCAGGCGGAGCATTAAAAAATATCAGCATCATGGATATCGCGCCGACGGTGGTCAAGATTCTCAACCTTCCTCCCGAGGATGAATGGGAAGGGAAGCCCTTGTTTTAA
- a CDS encoding DeoR/GlpR family DNA-binding transcription regulator has translation MYDIERQEEIQKLLQERGSMTVHRIAELLHVSESTVRRDLRALDERGKVRRTFGGAVPVDILTREVPLMLRENVSGREKQAIAAKAVRFIRDGEVLFLDASSTVLRLVPLLSRFKDLTVITNGPKTALELGKQKIRTICTGGLLLDDSMALVGSDAEDVIRRFNADAMFFSCRGMTEEGMLNDSSMEESHLRRIMLEHVSEKYFLCTRDKIGCRYLYNVIHRNQITDVVIQDVGD, from the coding sequence ATGTATGATATCGAACGTCAGGAAGAAATACAGAAACTCTTGCAGGAACGGGGTAGTATGACCGTTCACCGGATCGCAGAATTGCTGCATGTCAGCGAATCGACGGTCAGACGGGATCTGCGTGCGCTGGACGAACGAGGAAAAGTCCGCAGAACCTTCGGCGGCGCGGTGCCGGTCGACATACTGACCCGCGAGGTGCCGCTGATGCTGCGTGAAAATGTCAGCGGCAGGGAAAAACAGGCTATCGCGGCAAAAGCCGTCCGATTTATCAGAGACGGTGAGGTGCTGTTTCTCGACGCGTCCTCCACAGTTTTGCGGCTTGTTCCGCTGCTTTCACGCTTCAAAGATCTGACGGTGATCACCAACGGACCGAAAACGGCATTGGAACTCGGCAAACAGAAAATACGCACGATTTGTACGGGCGGCCTTTTGCTTGACGATTCGATGGCGCTTGTCGGAAGCGATGCGGAAGATGTGATCCGGCGGTTCAACGCCGACGCGATGTTTTTTTCCTGCCGTGGAATGACCGAAGAGGGCATGCTGAATGATTCCTCGATGGAGGAGTCGCATCTGCGCCGAATTATGCTCGAGCATGTTTCGGAAAAATATTTTCTGTGTACCCGCGATAAAATCGGGTGCAGGTATCTTTACAACGTCATACATCGAAATCAGATTACAGATGTGGTTATACAGGACGTGGGAGACTGA